In Mastacembelus armatus chromosome 22, fMasArm1.2, whole genome shotgun sequence, a genomic segment contains:
- the slc7a14a gene encoding putative cationic amino acid transporter, with protein MSSLVGKLDPRRIQWGSTWNTFASRVLRTKPVESMLDSAMSGTGSHGTRLARVLSTVDLVSLGVGSCVGTGMYVVSGLVAKEMAGPGVIVSFIIAAVASILSGVCYAEFGVRVPKTTGSAYTYSYVTVGECVAFFIGWNLILEYLIGTAAGASALSSMADSLANHSISNFMISRIGTLNGLGKGEQSYPDLLALVIALLVTVIVALGVKNSVGFNNVLNVINLIVWVFMMIAGLFFVNGENWDEGRFLPFGWSGVMQGAATCFYAFIGFDIIATTGEEAKSPNTSIPYAITASLITCLTAYVSVSVILTLMVPYNEIDADAPLMEMFAMHGCMFAKYIVAVGSIAGLTVSLLGSLFPMPRVIYAMAGDGLLFKFLANVSSYTETPAVACVVSGFLAALLSLLVSLRDLIEMMSIGTLLAYTLVSLCVLLLRYQPEGDIHGFVNFLSQEQNNKRKEGVLAECEKEACSPTSEADEYGGPPTNTCGAKNLPSLGDNEMLIGKPDKNAYTASHPNYGTVDMTTGIEAEESEGGMSRRLKKLIGPRYYTLRIRLGLPGKMDRPTPATGKTVTVCVLLLFIFIFGFCSFIIFGASCIGEGRWWALLLLIFLIITIALLIVIILQQPENPKRLPYMAPCVPFVPASAMLVNIYLMLKLSAITWIRFSIWCLVGVLIYFGYGMWNSTLEITARENEVHASTYQRYDQGVDEGFCGFDDDFYPPTTDPWGAPQAGSGLIPAPEAKPESDGTPTKGGGRTVSSHGLAEEDPMDF; from the exons ATGAGCAGTCTAGTAGGAAAGCTGGACCCTCGCAGGATACAGTGGGGCTCAACATGGAACACTTTTGCATCTCGTGTCCTGAGGACCAAGCCTGTGGAGTCTATGTTGGATTCGGCCATGTCGGGCACTGGATCCCACGGGACCAGGCTGGCTCGGGTGTTGTCGACAGTGGACCTGGTGTCACTGGGTGTGGGAAGTTGCGTAGGGACAGGGATGTATGTGGTCTCAGGGCTTGTTGCCAAGGAGATGGCTGGTCCAGGGGTCATTGTCTCCTTCATTATTGCTGCTGTGGCCTCCATACTGTCAG GAGTGTGTTATGCAGAGTTTGGCGTACGCGTGCCCAAGACCACAGGTTCGGCCTACACATACAGCTACGTGACTGTGGGCGAGTGTGTGGCATTTTTCATTGGGTGGAACTTAATTCTGGAGTATCTGATTGGCACGGCAGCTGGGGCCTCAGCTCTGAGCAGCATGGCTGACTCACTGGCCAATCACAGCATCAGCAACTTTATGATCTCACGAATCGGGACGCTCAATGGCTTGG GTAAAGGGGAGCAGTCGTACCCAGACCTGCTGGCGCTGGTGATAGCCCTGCTGGTCACAGTGATAGTGGCTTTGGGAGTGAAGAACTCCGTGGGCTTCAACAACGTTCTGAACGTCATCAACCTCATAGTGTGGGTGTTCATGATGATCGCTGGGCTGTTCTTTGTCAATGGAGAGAACTGGGACGAGGGGAGATTCCTGCCCTTTGGCTGGTCAGGG GTGATGCAGGGAGCAGCCACATGTTTCTATGCCTTTATTGGATTTGACATCATTGCTACAACAGGAGAAGAGGCCAAGAGTCCCAACACCTCCATCCCCTATGCCATCACTGCGTCACTCATTACCTGCCTCACTGCCTACGTCTCT GTTTCTGTAATCCTGACCCTGATGGTACCATACAATGAGATTGATGCAGATGCCCCACTGATGGAGATGTTTGCCATGCATGGCTGtatgtttgcaaagtatatcGTGGCAGTAGGATCTATAGCTGGGCTCACTGTCTCCCTCCTGGGGTCCTTGTTCCCCATGCCCAGGGTCATCTACGCCATGGCAGGGGACGGCCTGCTGTTTAA gttcTTGGCCAATGTGTCTTCCTACACGGAGACCCCTGCTGTTGCGTGTGTGGTGTCAGGCTTTCTGGCTGCCCTGCTGTCCCTCCTGGTCAGCCTCAGAGACCTCATAGAGATGATGTCTATTGGAACCCTGCTGGCCTATACACTG GTGAGTCTGTGTGTCCTCCTGTTACGTTATCAACCTGAGGGTGACATCCATGGCTTCGTGAACTTCCTCTCTCAGGAGCAGAACAACAAGAGGAAGGAAGGTGTTCTGGCTGAGTGCGAGAAAGAGGCCTGCTCACCAACAAGTGAGGCTGATGAATATGGAGGTCCACCCACTAACACGTGTGGAGCCAAAAACCTGCCTTCGCTCGGTGACAACGAGATGCTGATTGGCAAACCAGATAAAAATGCTTACACTGCCAGTCACCCTAACTATGGCACGGTGGATATGACCACTGGCATTGAAGCAGAGGAATCAGAGGGTGGCATGTCCCGGCGGTTGAAGAAGCTGATTGGACCACGCTACTACACCTTGAGGATCAGACTGGGTCTCCCAGGAAAGATGGATAGGCCAACTCCAGCCACAGGAAAaactgtcacagtgtgtgtgttgctacTCTTTATCTTCATCTTCGGTTTCTGCTCCTTTATCATTTTTG GAGCAAGCTGTATAGGGGAGGGACGCTGGTGGGCTTTGCTGCTATTAATCTTCCTTATCATTACCATTGCCCTACTCATCGTCATTATCCTCCAGCAGCCTGAGAACCCTAAACGGCTGCCCTACATGGCACCTTGTGTGCCCTTTGTACCTGCTTCAGCCATGCTGGTTAACATCTACCTCATGCTTAAACTGTCTGCCATCACCTGGATACGATTTTCAATCTGGTGTCTCGTAG GTGTGCTCATCTACTTTGGTTATGGCATGTGGAATAGTACTCTGGAGATCACTGCCAGAGAAAACGAGGTGCATGCGTCCACCTACCAGCGCTATGATCAAGGTGTAGACGAAGGCTTCTGTGGCTTTGATGATGATTTTTACCCGCCCACCACTGACCCTTGGGGTGCACCTCAAGCGGGATCAGGTCTCATCCCAGCCCCTGAGGCAAAACCTGAGAGTGATGGGACACCAACAAAAGGTGGTGGCAGGACTGTTTCCAGTCATGGTCTGGCTGAAGAAGATCCAATGGATTTCTGA
- the cldn11a gene encoding claudin-11a, which translates to MANSCLQLSGFLVSCLGWLGIMIATATNDWVTMCKYGLNTCKKMDELGAKGPWAECVISTGLYHCVSLTQILDLPAYIQTTRALMITGSILGLPAVGMLLMSMPCISLGNEPQSSKNKRTILGGVLILIVGLCGVVSTVWFPIGAHQEHGLMSFGFSLYTGWVGTIFCLLGGSILTCCSSESSHSYQDNNRFYYSKQGGGNPPATSSTNHAKSAHV; encoded by the exons ATGGCGAACTCTTGTCTCCAACTAAGTGGCTTTCTTGTCAGCTGTCTGGGCTGGCTGGGCATCATGATTGCTACAGCTACCAACGACTGGGTGACTATGTGTAAATATGGTTTGAACACCTGCAAGAAGATGGATGAGCTGGGAGCCAAGGGACCCTGGGCGGAATGTGTCATCTCCACAGGACTCTACCACTGTGTCTCTCTAACACAGATCCTGGACCTACCAG CCTACATCCAGACAACTCGTGCCCTCATGATCACAGGTTCAATCCTGGGTCTGCCAGCAGTGGGAATGCTCCTCATGTCCATGCCCTGCATCAGCCTTGGCAATGAACCACAGAGTTCCAAGAACAAACGGACCATCCTGGGAGGAGTACTTATACTCATAGTCG GATTGTGTGGTGTGGTATCTACAGTCTGGTTTCCCATTGGGGCCCATCAGGAGCATGGCCTCATGTCATTTGGCTTTTCTCTCTACACTGGCTGGGTGGGCACTATCTTCTGCCTGCTGGGTGGGTCTATTCTCACCTGTTGCTCCTCAGAGTCCTCCCACTCCTACCAGGACAACAATCGCTTCTACTATTCCAAACAGGGAGGTGGCAACCCGCCAGCCACCTCCTCCACCAATCATGCCAAGAGCGCCCACGTCTGA